A single genomic interval of Armigeres subalbatus isolate Guangzhou_Male chromosome 1, GZ_Asu_2, whole genome shotgun sequence harbors:
- the LOC134206278 gene encoding uncharacterized protein K02A2.6-like produces MNLHCWETPSEPFQKDHVDLAGPFLDTYFFIYVDAFSKWPDVQICKSITAESTVNMCREIFSKFGIPSVLVSDHGVQFTSEAFQQFLKMNGVVHKMGAPYHPATNGQAERYVQIIKQKLKALKCSKSQLNLELCNILLTYRKMIHPSTGKSPSMLVFGRQIRSRLDLLLPKNEPTSKADIVVRQFLDGDRVRVRDFLSSSKWKFGRIAEKVGKLRYAVRLDDGRIWERHIDHIVGVGANLQGDPVDPPRREVFIERYESINPTTPAVSPTAAEPVAEAAGAIPVVPSRHSTTKSTPAPVSESSSATEASQSAVSESTTPLRRSSRVIKPPQRLNL; encoded by the coding sequence ATGAATTTGCATTGCTGGGAAACTCCAAGTGAACCGTTCCAAAAGGACCATGTTGACTTAGCGGGGCCATTCTTGGACACCTACTTCTTCATCTACGTCGATGCCTTCAGCAAATGGCCGGATGTCCAAATATGCAAATCAATCACTGCCGAAAGTACCGTCAACATGTGCCGTGAGATCTTCAGTAAGTTCGGCATTCCGTCAGTACTGGTGAGCGATCATGGAGTCCAGTTTACTTCGGAGGCTTTTCAGCAGTTTCTGAAAATGAATGGGGTCGTGCATAAGATGGGCGCGCCGTACCATCCAGCAACGAACGGCCAAGCTGAGCGATATGTGCAGATTATCAAACAGAAGTTGAAGGCGTTGAAGTGCTCCAAGTCCCAGCTGAATCTGGAGCTATGCAACATACTACTAACCTACCGTAAAATGATTCATCCATCAACCGGGAAGTCGCCGTCAATGCTCGTGTTCGGTAGACAAATCCGTTCGAGACTTGACCTGTTGTTGCCGAAAAATGAGCCTACAAGCAAAGCGGACATTGTCGTACGTCAGTTCCTGGACGGCGATCGAGTGCGTGTGCGTGACTTTTTGTCTAGCAGCAAGTGGAAGTTTGGAAGAATTGCCGAGAAAGTTGGGAAGCTACGATATGCAGTGCGATTGGACGATGGACGAATTTGGGAGCGCCACATTGACCATATTGTTGGTGTTGGCGCGAATCTACAGGGAGATCCGGTGGACCCTCCGAGGCGTGAGGTGTTCATTGAACGCTACGAGTCAATCAATCCTACTACTCCGGCGGTGTCTCCTACTGCTGCCGAACCTGTTGCGGAGGCTGCTGGTGCAATACCGGTGGTTCCTAGCCGCCATTCCACAACGAAATCGACTCCTGCTCCTGTTTCGGAGAGTTCTTCGGCTACCGAGGCTAGCCAATCTGCTGTGTCGGAGTCTACAACACCGTTACGACGATCCAGTCGTGTGATCAAACCTCCTCAGAGATTGAACTTGTAA